Within Streptomyces sp. SS1-1, the genomic segment CGGCCGCCGACGTCCCGCGCGCGGCAACGGCGCCGAGCGCCCCCACCGGTGCCGTACCGGTGAAGCCGTGCCAGAAAGGGACCTGCCCCGTGACCCCCGTGTCCTCCCGACCCGACCCCAAGACCTCCCTCGACCGTCTGCGCGCCGAGGTGGAGCGCCGCAACCCCGCGGAGCCCGAGTTCCACCAGGCCGCCCGAGAGGTCCTGGAGACGCTCGCCCCCGTGCTCGCCGCGCGGCCCGAGTACGCCGAGCCGGGGCTCGTGGAGCGGCTCGTCGAGCCGGAGCGGCAGATCATGTTCCGGGTCCCGTGGCAGGACGACCAGGGCCGCGTCCACGTGAACCGCGGCTTCCGCGTCGAGTTCAACAGCGCCCTCGGCCCGTACAAGGGCGGTCTGCGCTTCCACCCCTCGGTGAACCTCGGCATCATCAAGTTCCTGGGCTTCGAGCAGATCTTCAAGAACGCGCTCACCGGGCTCGGCATCGGCGGCGGCAAGGGCGGCAGCGACTTCGACCCGCAGGGCCGCAGCGACGCCGAGGTCATGCGCTTCTGCCAGTCCTTCATGAGCGAGCTGTACCGGCACATCGGCGAGTACACCGACATCCCCGCCGGTGACATCGGCGTCGGCGGCCGGGAGATCGGCTACCTGTTCGGCCAGTACCGGCGCATCACCAACCGCTGGGAGGGCGGCGTCCTCACCGGCAAGAGCGCCGGCTGGGGCGGCTCGCTGATCCGCCCGGAGGCCACCGGGTACGGCAACGTGCTCTTCACCGAGGCCATGCTGCGCTCCCGCGGCGAGGACCTGGAGGGGCAGACCGCGGTCGTCTCCGGCTCCGGCAACGTGGCCATCTACACCATCCAGAAGCTGACCGCCCTCGGCGCCAACCCGGTCACCTGCTCCGACTCCAGCGGCTACGTCGTCGACGAGAAGGGCATCGACCTGGAGTTGCTGCGCCAGATCAAGGAGGTCGAGCGGGGCCGGGTGAGCGCGTACGCCGAACGCCGGGGCGCCTCCGCGCGGTTCGTGCCGGACGGCCGGGTCTGGGACGTCCCGGCGGACGTCGCCCTGCCGTCGGCCACGCAGAACGAGCTGAACGCCGTGGACGCCGACGCCCTGATCCGCAACGGCGTCAAGGCGGTCTCCGAGGGCGCGAACATGCCCACCACGCCCGAGGCCGTGCAGCTGTTCCAGCGGGCCGGGGTCGCCTTCGGGCCCGGCAAGGCGGCCAACGCCGGCGGGGTCGCGGTCAGCGCGCTGGAGATGACGCAGAACGCCTCGCGCACCTCGTGGAAGGCCGACCAGGTCGAGCGCGAGCTGGCCCGCATCATGAGCGACATCCACACCACCTGCGCCGAGACGGCCGAGCGCTACGGCGCCCCGGGCGACTACGTGACCGGCGCCAACATCGCCGGCTTCGAGCGGGTGGCGGACGCGATGCTGGCCCAGGGCGTCATCTGACGTACCGGGGGAGGCGCGCGCACGGCGGCCCAGGGTTTGACCTGCGTCACGCTCGGGGTATTCTCTCCGGCTCGATTGGCCAGGCCCCTGCCCCGTATGGCAGACTAGCGGGGTTGCTCGGTCGAGTGTTGATGCTGCGCGCCTCCCGCCGGGAGGACCGGAAGCGAGTCCCACAGTACTCGTCGCCCTAACTGCCGAAAGGCAGCGCTGGGGCGGACGTACGGGAATCTTCCGGGAAGTGTCGGCGCGGCACCGACCAGGCACCCGGTGGGCCTCCTAGCTCCCGGCTTGCGGTTCCGGAAGGGCCGTGTTCCCCACGCAGGGATGTTCGAACAAGGGACATCTGTGTCAGCGGGAGCGCGACACGCCCGACCGCGTGGGTCGGAGGAGGTCAAGGGAACACCGGGTTCCAGAGCGTATGAGAGACAGGACTACTGAGTAGCCATGGCGGGACAGAAGATCCGCATCCGGCTCAAGGCCTACGACCACGAGGTCATCGACTCTTCGGCGAAGAAGATCGTCGAGACGGTGACTCGCACTGGTGCGTCGGTCGCGGGCCCGGTGCCGCTGCCCACTGAGAAGAACGTGTACTGCGTCATCAAGTCGCCGCACAAGTACAAGGACTCGCGCGAGCACTTCGAGATGCGCACGCACAAGCGCCTGATCGACATCCTCGACCCGACCCCCAAGACCGTTGACTCTCTGATGCGACTCGACCTCCCGGCCGGTGTCGACATCGAGATCAAGCTCTGAGGCCGGTGATCTGAACGATGGCTAAGCAGATCAAGGGCATCCTGGGCGAGAAGCTCGGCATGACGCAGGTGTGGGACGCGAACAACCGCGTCGTCCCGGTCACCGTCGTCAAGGCGGGCCCCAACGTCGTCACCCAGGTCCGTACGAACGACGTCGACGGCTACGAGTCGGTCCAGATCGCCTTCGGCGAGATCGACCCGCGCAAGGTGAACAAGCCCCTCAAGGGCCACTTCGCCAAGGCCGACGTCACTCCCCGTCGCCACCTCGTCGAGATCCGCACCGCTGACGCCTCCGAGTACACGCTCGGCCAGGAAGTCACGGCCGAGGTCTTCGAGGCCGGCGTGAAGGTCGACGTCACCGGCAAGAGCAAGGGCAAGGGCTTCGCCGGTGTCATGAAGCGTCACAACTTCAAGGGCCTCGGCGCCGGTCACGGCACCCAGCGCAAGCACCGCTCGCCCGGTTCCATCGGTGGCTGCGCCACCCCGGGCCGTGTGTTCAAGGGCCTCCGCATGGCGGGTCGCATGGGCAACGAGCGGGTCACCACCCAGAACCTGACCGTCCACGCCGTTGACGCGGAGAAGGGTCTGCTGCTCATCAAGGGCGCGGTTCCCGGTCCGAACGGCGGCCTCGTCCTGGTCCGCACCGCGGCCAAGGGGGCCTGAGGTAACCGATGAGCACTGTTGACATCCTTTCGCCTGCTGGCGACAAGGCCGGTTCCGTCGAGCTCCCCGCGGAGATCTTCGGCGTAGAGAAGATCAGCGTTCCGCTGCTCCACCAGGTCGTCGTCGCCCAGCTGGCCGCTGCCCGTCAGGGCACGCACAAGACCAAGACCCGTGGCGAGGTCCGTGGTGGCGGCAAGAAGCCGTACCGCCAGAAGGGCACCGGTCGCGCCCGTCAGGGTTCGACCCGCGCGCCGCAGTTCGCCGGTGGTGGCGTCGTGCACGGTCCCGTGCCGCGTGACTACTCGCAGCGGACCCCGAAGAAGATGAAGGCCGCGGCCCTGCGCCACGCCCTCACCGACCGGGCCCGCAACAACCGCATCCACGTCGTCTCCGGCGTGATCGAGGGCGACAACCCGTCCACGAAGGCCGCGAAGAGCCTGTTCGGCAAGATCTCGGAGCGCAAGAACCTGCTCCTGGTCGTCGAGCGCGCCGACGAGGCCGCGTGGCTCTCCGCCCGCAACCTGCCCCAGGTCCACATCCTGGAGCCGGGCCAGCTGAACACGTACGACGTTCTCGTCTCGGACGACGTGGTCTTCACCCAGGCCGCGTTCGAGTCCTTCGTGTCGGGCCCGAAGGCCGATGACACCGAAGGGAGCGAGGCCTGATGGCTATCCGTCACCCCGCTATTGCCTCCAAGGCCGCGAAGAAGGCCAAGGCCGCTCGCGTCGCCAAGGCGCGCCGCCACGCCGCCGAGGGCAAGAACACCGTCGTCACCCCGGTCAGCAAGGCGTACACGGACCCCCGTGACGTGCTGCTGAAGCCGGTCGTGTCGGAGAAGAGCTACGCGCTCCTCGACGAGAACAAGTACACGTTCATCGTCGACCCGAACGCCAACAAGACCCAGATCAAGCAGGCCGTCCAGGCGGTCTTCGACGTCAAGGTCACTGGGGTCAACACGATCAACCGCGCCGGCAAGCGCAAGCGGACCCGCACCGGGTTCGGCCAGCGTGCCGCCACCAAGCGCGCGATCGTGACCCTCGCCGAGGGCGACCGTATCGACATCTTCGGCGGTCCGACCGCGTAAGCGGGTCGGATCGTCCGATATCGGACGAGGACTGAGAAATGGGAATCCGCAAGTACAAGCCGACTACGCCGGGCCGTCGTGGCTCCAGCGTCGCCGACTTCGTCGAGGTCACGCGGTCCACGCCGGAGAAGTCGCTGGTCCGCCCCCTGCACAGCAAGGGCGGCCGTAACAACGCCGGTCGTGTGACCGTTCGCCACCAGGGTGGCGGACACAAGCGCGCCTACCGCGTGATCGACTTCCGTCGTCACGACAAGGACGGCGTGCCGGCGAAGGTCGCGCACATCGAGTACGACCCCAACCGCACCGCGCGCATCGCGCTGCTGCACTACGCCGACGGCGAGAAGCGCTACATCCTCGCCCCGCGCAACCTGCAGCAGGGTGACCGCGTCGAGAACGGTCCCGGGGCCGACATCAAGCCGGGCAACAACCTGGCGCTCCGCAACATCCCGGTCGGTACCACGATCCACGCGATCGAGCTCCGTCCCGGTGGCGGCGCCAAGTTCGCCCGCTCCGCCGGTGCCTCCGTGCAGCTGCTCGCGAAGGAGGGCCAGATGGCCCACCTCCGCATGCCGTCCGGTGAGATCCGCCTGGTCGACGTGCGCTGCCGCGCCACCGTCGGCGAGGTCGGCAACGCCGAGCAGAGCAACATCAACTGGGGCAAGGCCGGCCGCAAGCGCTGGCTGGGCGTCCGCCCGACCGTCCGCGGTGTGGCGATGAACCCGGTTGACCACCCGCACGGTGGTGGTGAGGGCAAGACCTCCGGTGGTCGCCACCCGGTCTCCCCGTGGGGTCAGAAGGAAGGTCGTACTCGTGCTCCCAAGAAGGCGAGCAACAAGTACATCGTCCGCCGCCGCAAGACGAACAAGAAGCGCTAGGAGCGGGTTTAGATGCCGCGCAGTCTCAAGAAGGGGCCCTTCGTCGACGACCACCTGATCAAGAAGGTGGAAGCCCAGAACGAAGCCGGCACCAAGAACGTCATCAAGACCTGGTCCCGTCGCTCCATGATCGTGCCGGCCATGCTCGGCCACACGCTCGCGGTGCACAACGGCAAGACCCACATCCCGGTGTTCGTCACCGAGTCGATGGTCGGCCACAAGCTCGGCGAGTTCTCGCCGACGCGCACCTTCCGGGGCCACGTCAAGGACGACCGGAAGTCGAAGCGCCGCTAGTAGCGGATCGCATTCAGACACGTAAGAAACTGAAGGGACAACCATGGAAGCCAGGGCCCAGGCGCGGTACATCCGCGTCACGCCCATGAAGGCCCGCCGCGTGGTGGACCTCATCCGTGGCATGGACGCCACGGAGGCCCAGGCTGTTCTGCGATTCGCTCCGCAGGCAGCCTCCGTGCCGGTCGGCAAGGTGCTCGACAGCGCCATCGCCAACGCCGCGCACAACTACGACCACACGGACGCCTCCTCGCTGTTCATCAGCGAGGCGTACGTCGACGAGGGCCCGACCCTGAAGCGGTTCCGGCCGCGCGCCCAGGGCCGTGCCTACCGGATCCGCAAGCGGACCAGCCACATCACCGTGGTCGTCGCCAGCAAGGAAGGAACCCGGTAATGGGCCAGAAGGTTAACCCGCATGGGTTCCGGCTCGGTGTCACCACGGACTTCAAGTCCCGGTGGTACGCCGACAAGCTGTACAAGGACTACGTCAAGGAAGACGTCGCCATCCGTCGGATGATGACGTCCGGCATGGAGCGCGCCGGCATCTCGAAGGTGGAGATCGAGCGCACCCGTGACCGCGTCCGTGTGGACATCCACACCGCTCGCCCGGGCATCGTCATCGGCCGCCGCGGCGCCGAGGCGGACCGTATCCGCGGTGACCTGGAGAAGCTGACCGGCAAGCAGGTCCAGCTGAACATCCTCGAGGTCAAGAACCCGGAGACGGACGCTCAGCTGGTGGCCCAGGCCGTCGCCGAGCAGCTCTCCTCCCGCGTCTCCTTCCGCCGTGCCATGCGCAAGAGCATGCAGTCGGCGATGAAGGCGGGCGCCAAGGGCATCAAGATCCAGTGCGGTGGCCGCCTCGGTGGCGCCGAGATGTCCCGCTCGGAGTTCTACCGCGAGGGCCGCGTGCCCCTGCACACGCTCCGCGCGAACGTGGACTACGGCTTCTTCGAGGCCAAGACGACCTTCGGCCGCATCGGCGTGAAGGTCTGGATCTACAAGGGCGACGTCAAGAACATCGCCGAGGTCCGCGCCGAGAACGCCGCTGCCCGTGCGGGTAACCGCCCGGCGCGCGGCGGTGCCGACCGCCCGGCCCGTGGTGGCCGCGGTGGCGAGCGGCGCGGTCGTAAGCCGCAGCAGGCTGCCGGTTCCGAGGCCCCCAAGGCCGAGGCTCCCGCCGCTGCTCCGGCTGAGAGCACCGGAACGGAGGCCTGACCGTCATGCTGATCCCCCGTAGGGTCAAGCACCGCAAGCAGCACCACCCGAAGCGCAACGGTATGTCCAAGGGTGGAACGCAGGTTGCGTTCGGCGAGTACGGCATCCAGGCGCTGACCCCGGCCTACGTGACGAACCGCCAGATCGAGGCGGCCCGTATCGCGATGACCCGCCACATCAAGCGTGGCGGCAAGGTCTGGATCAACATCTACCCGGACCGTCCCCTCACCAAGAAGCCGGCCGAGACCCGCATGGGTTCCGGTAAGGGTTCGCCGGAGTGGTGGATCGCCAACGTCAAGCCCGGACGCGTCATGTTCGAGCTGTCGTACCCCAACGAGAAGATCGCCCGTGAGGCCCTGACTCGCGCAGCCCACAAGCTGCCGATGAAGTGCCGGATCGTCAAGCGCGAGGCAGGTGAAGCGTGATGTCGGCCGGTACCAAGGCGTCCGAGCTGCGCGAGCTGGGCAACGAGGAGCTTCTGGCGAAGCTCCGCGAGGCCAAGGAAGAGCTGTTCAACCTCCGCTTCCAGGCGGCCACGGGTCAGCTCGAGAACCACGGTCGGCTGAAGGCCGTCCGCAAGGACATCGCGCGGATCTACACCCTGATGCGCGAGCGTGAGCTGGGCATCGAAACGGTGGAGAACGCATGAGCGAGAGCAACGTGACTGAGAACAAGGAAGCTCGCGGTTTCCGCAAGACCCGTGAGGGTCTGGTCGTCAGCGACAAGATGGACAAGACCGTCGTCGTCGCCGTCGAGGACCGCGTCAAGCACGCGCTGTACGGCAAGGTCATCCGCCGTACCAACAAGCTCAAGGCGCACGACGAGCAGAACGCCGCGGGTGTCGGCGACCGCGTCCTCCTCATGGAGACCCGGCCGCTGTCCGCGACGAAGCGCTGGCGCGTCGTCGAGATCCTCGAGAAGGCCAAGTAAATCTCCTGCGGGGCATTCCTCGCAGGACAGTTCCGCCAGGCTCCGGGGGCCGTTCCTGAACGGCCCCCGGGGAACCGGCAGACAAACAGGAGATAGACGTGATCCAGCAGGAGTCGCGACTGCGTGTCGCCGACAACACTGGTGCGAAGGAGATCCTTTGCATCCGTGTGCTCGGTGGCTCCGGTCGCCGCTACGCGGGCATCGGTGACGTCATCGTCGCCACCGTCAAGGACGCGATCCCCGGTGGCAACGTGAAGAAGGGTGACGTCGTCAAGGCGGTCATCGTTCGCACCGTCAAGGAGCGCCGCCGTCCGGACGGCTCGTACATCCGCTTCGACGAGAACGCCGCCGTCATTCTGAAGAACGACGGCGACCCTCGCGGCACCCGTATCTTCGGCCCCGTCGGCCGTGAGCTGCGCGAGAAGAAGTTCATGAAGATCATCTCGCTCGCGCCGGAGGTGCTGTAAGCATGAAGATCAAGAAGGGCGACCTGGTCCAGGTCATCACCGGTAAGGACAAGGGCAAGCAGGGCAAGGTCATCGCGGCCTTCCCCCGCGAGGACCGCGTCCTGGTCGAGGGTGTCAACCGGGTCAAGAAGCACACCAAGGCCGGCCCGACCGCCAGCGGTTCCCAGGCCGGCGGCATCGTGACCACCGAGGCCCCGATCCACGTCTCCAACGTCCAGCTGGTCGTGGAGAAGGACGGCAAGAAGGTCGTCACGCGTGTCGGTTACCGCTTCGACGACGAGGGCAACAAGATCCGCGTTGCCAAGCGGACGGGTGAGGACATCTGATGGCTACCACCACGACCCCGCGTCTCAAGACGAAGTACCGCGAGGAGATCGCGGGCAAGCTGCGTGACGAGTTCAAGTACGAGAACGTCATGCAGGTCCCCGGCCTCGTGAAGATCGTGGTCAACATGGGTGTCGGTGACGCCGCCCGTGACTCGAAGCTGATCGAGGGCGCGATCCGCGACCTGACCACCATCACCGGTCAGAAGCCGGCCGTCACCAAGGCCCGCAAGTCCATCGCGCAGTTCAAGCTGCGTGAGGGCCAGCCGATCGGTGCCCACGTCACGCTCCGTGGCGACCGCATGTGGGAGTTCCTGGACCGCACCCTGTCGCTCGCGCTCCCGCGCATCCGCGACTTCCGCGGCCTGTCCCCCAAGCAGTTCGACGGCCGTGGCAACTACACCTTCGGTCTCACGGAGCAGGTCATGTTCCACGAGATCGACCAGGACAAGATCGACCGCGTCCGGGGTATGGACATCACCGTGGTCACCACGGCGACCAACGACGCTGAGGGCCGCGCGCTCCTTCGTCACCTCGGCTTCCCCTTCAAGGAGGCGTGAGCGAGATGGCGAAGAAGGCTCTGATCGCTAAGGCTGCTCGCAAGCCCAAGTTCGGTGTGCGTGGCTACACCCGCTGCCAGCGCTGCGGCCGTCCGCACTCCGTGTACCGCAAGTTCGGCCTGTGCCGCGTGTGCCTTCGTGAGATGGCTCACCGTGGCGAGCTGCCGGGCGTGACCAAGAGCTCCTGGTAATCCCCGCTTTCAGGGATAACCAAGGCTCTCGGTAAGCAGACAGGGCGGCAGGACGCCCAGCCCGCATGCCTTAGGCTTGTGGGGTTGGGCGCCTGCTGCCGCCCTTACGACTTACTACGCCGTAGGTCCACCGCGCCGCACCCGTCCCGTCTCGGATCGGGGAGAGGGATGGCGCACCAGGAAACCCCGGCGAGAGAGGCCGAAGGCCAATTCATGACCATGACTGATCCGATCGCAGACATGCTTACGCGTCTGCGGAACGCGAACTCGGCGTACCACGACACCGTGGCGATGCCGCACTCGAAGATCAAGTCGCACATCGCGGAGATCCTCCAGCAGGAGGGCTTCATCACGGGCTGGAAGGTCGAGGACGCCGAGGTCGGCAAGAGCCTCGTTCTCGAGCTGAAGTTCGGCCCGAACCGTGAGCGCTCCATCGCGGGCATCAAGCGGATCTCCAAGCCCGGTCTCCGGGTGTACGCGAAGTCCACCAACCTGCCGAAGGTGCTCGGCGGCCTGGGCGTGGCCATCATCTCCACGTCCCACGGTCTCCTCACCGACAAGCAGGCCGGCAAGAAGGGCGTGGGTGGGGAAGTCCTCGCCTACGTCTGGTAGCAGAAGGGAACGGAGGAAACAGCTATGTCGCGCATCGGCAAGCTCCCCATCGCGGTTCCCGCCGGCGTGGACGTCACCATCGACGGCCGTACGGTCAAGGTCAAGGGCCCCAAGGGCGAGCTGACCCACACCGTCTCGGCGCCGATCGAGGTCGCCAAGGGCGAAGACGGCACCCTGTCGGTGACCCGCCCGAACGACGAGCGTCAGAACAAGGCCCTCCACGGCCTGTCCCGCACGCTGGTGGCGAACATGATCACCGGCGTGACCCAGGGTTACGTGAAGAAGCTCGAGATCAGCGGTGTCGGTTACCGCGTGACCGCCAAGGGTTCGAACCTCGAGTTCGCCCTCGGTTACAGCCACCCGATCACTGTCGAGGCCCCCGAAGGCATCACCTTCAAGGTCGAGGCGCCCACGCGTTTCTCGGTCGAGGGCATCGACAAGCAGAAGGTCGGCGAGGTCGCGGCCAACATCCGCAAGCTGCGCAAGCCCGACCCGTACAAGGCCAAGGGCGTCAAGTACGAGGGCGAAGTCATCCGCCGCAAGGTCGGAAAGGCGGGTAAGTAAGCCATGGCATACGGACAGAAGATCCTCAAGGGCGACGCCTACAAGCGCGCCGCGATCAAGCGCCGCCACATCCGGATCCGTAAGCACATCAACGGAACGGCGGAGCGTCCGCGTCTGGTCGTTACCCGCTCGAACCGCCACATCGTGGCCCAGGTGATCGACGACATCAAGGGTCACACCCTGGCGTCCGCGTCCACCCTGGACACCTCGATCCGCGGTGGCGAGGGCGACAAGTCCGCGCAGGCCAAGCAGGTCGGCGCCCTGGTCGCCGAGCGTGCCAAGGCCGCCGGTGTCGAGGCTGTCGTGTTCGACCGTGGTGGCAACCAGTACGCCGGGCGCATCGCCGCCCTGGCGGACGCCGCCCGCGAAGCCGGGCTCAAGTTCTGAGCCTGCCGTAGCTAGCGGAAACAGAGAGAGGTAAATCCAATGGCTGGACCCCAGCGCCGCGGTGGCGGTGCCGGTGGCGGCGAGCGGCGGGACCGGAAGGGCCGTGACGGCGGCGCAGCTGCCGCCGAGAAGACCGCGTACGTTGAGCGCGTCGTCGCGATCAACCGCGTCGCCAAGGTTGTGAAGGGTGGTCGTCGCTTCAGCTTCACCGCGCTGGTCGTGGTGGGCGACGGTGACGGCACCGTGGGTGTCGGTTACGGCAAGGCCAAGGAGGTGCCGGCCGCCATCGCCAAGGGTGTTGAGGAGGCCAAGAAGCACTTCTTCAAGGTCCCCCGTATCCAGGGCACCATCCCGCACCCCATCCAGGGTGAGAAGGCTGCCGGCGTCGTGCTGCTCAAGCCCGCGTCGCCCGGTACCGGTGTTATCGCCGGTGGTCCGGTGCGTGCCGTGCTCGAGTGCGCCGGTATCCACGACGTGCTGTCGAAGTCGCTCGGCTCCGACAACGCCATCAACATCGTGCACGCGACCGTGGAGGCCCTGAAGGGCCTGCAGCGTCCCGAGGAGATCGCGGCCCGCCGTGGTCTGCCGCTCGAGGACGTCGCCCCCGCGGCTCTTCTCCGTGCGCGTGCCGGGGCGGGTGCGTAATCATGGCGCAGCTGAAGATTACGCAGGTCAAGTCCTACATCGGCAGCAAGCAGAACCACCGTGACACCCTGCGCTCCCTTGGTCTCAAGGGCATCAACACGCAGGTCGTCAAGGAGGATCGTCCCGAGTTCCGCGGCATGGTGCACACCGTCCGCCACCTCGTGACGGTCGAGGAGGTCGACTGATCATGGCGGAGCAGAACCCGCTCAAGATCCACAACCTCCGTCCCGCCCCGGGCGCCAAGACCGCGAAGACCCGTGTCGGTCGTGGTGAGGCGTCGAAGGGTAAGACGGCCGGTCGTGGTACCAAGGGCACGAAGGCCCGTTACCAGGTTCCGGAGCGCTTCGAGGGTGGCCAGATGCCCCTCCACATGCGTCTCCCGAAGCTGAAGGGCTTCAAGAACCCGTTCAAGACCGAGTACCAGGTCGTCAACCTGGACAAGCTCGCCTCCCTCTACCCCGAGGGCGGCGAGGTCACGGTCGCCGATCTGGTCGAGAAGGGCGCTGTTCGCAAGAACAGCCTCGTCAAGGTCCTCGGCCAGGGCGAGATCTCCGTGGCGCTGCAGGTGACGGTCGACGCCGTCTCCGGCTCCGCCAAGGAGAAGATCACCGCCGCCGGCGGCAGCGTCACCGAGCTCGTCTGAGTACATCAGGCGTCTCGATGACTTGAGCGATCCCGACCGGGGATACCCCACAAATGGGGTATCCCCGGTTGGTCGTTCCTAGGGGGGCGGTCTCGCCGGTAAGGTGGCCTGCACTGCCCACTTTCCCCGAGTGCTCCCATGGGGCACTCTGAGCGGCAGTTGGCCGTTAGCTAAGTCGTTCCCTATCAGTCGAACCTCAGACCGTCACCCTTGACGCAGTTGCGCGGGGGTCGCAGGAGGCACCGTGCTCACCGCGTTCGCCCGGGCGTTCAAGACGCCCGACCTGCGCAAGAAGCTGTTCTTCACGCTCGGCATCATCGTGATCTACCGGATCGGTACCCACATCCCGATCCCCGGCGTCGACTACCGGGCCGTTCAGGTCTGTATCGACCAGGCGAGCACGAACCAGGGCATCTTCGGCCTGGTCAACATGTTCAGCGGTGGCGCGCTGCTGCAGATCACGATCTTCGCGCTCGGCATCATGCCGTACATCACGGCGAGCATCATCCTGCAGCTGCTGACCGTCGTGATCCCGCGTCTCGAGGCCCTGAAGAAGGAGGGCCAGTCGGGTACCGCGAAGATCACGCAGTACACCCGTTACCTGACGGTCGCGCTCGCCATCCTCCAGGGCACCGGCCTGGTCGCCACGGCCCGCAGCGGCTCGCTGTTCCCGCAGTGCGCCGTCGCCGGCCAGATCGTCCCGGACCGCTCCATCTTCACGACCATCACGATGGTCATCACCATGACCGCCGGTACGGCCGTCGTCATGTGGCTCGGTGAGCTCATCACCGACCGCGGCATCGGCAACGGCATGTCGATCCTGATGTTCATCTCGATCGCCGCGACCTTCCCGGCCGCGCTGTGGGCCATCAAGCAGCAGGGCGACCTGGCGGACGGCTGGATCGAGTTCGGCACGGTGATCCTCGTCGGCCTCGTCATGGTCGGCCTGGTGGTCTTCGTCGAGCAGGCCCAGCGCCGGGTGCCCGTGCAGTACGCCAAGCGCATGATCGGCCGCCGTTCCTACGGCGGCACCTCGACGTACATCCCGCTCAAGGTGAACCAGGCGGGCGTGATCCCCGTCATCTTCGCGTCGTCGCTGCTCTACATCCCGGCCCTGATCGTGCAGTTCTCCGGTTCGACCGCCGGATGGGCCGCCTGGATCCAGCAGAACCTGGCCTCGACCTCGGCCCCGATCCACGTCGCGCTGTACTTCCTGCTGATCGTCTTCTTCGCGTTCTTCTACGTGGCCATCTCGTTCAACCCCGAGGAAGTCGCGGACAACATGAAGAAGTATGGTGGCTTCATCCCGGGCATCCGGGCTGGCCGACCGACC encodes:
- the rplX gene encoding 50S ribosomal protein L24; translation: MKIKKGDLVQVITGKDKGKQGKVIAAFPREDRVLVEGVNRVKKHTKAGPTASGSQAGGIVTTEAPIHVSNVQLVVEKDGKKVVTRVGYRFDDEGNKIRVAKRTGEDI
- the rplE gene encoding 50S ribosomal protein L5; its protein translation is MATTTTPRLKTKYREEIAGKLRDEFKYENVMQVPGLVKIVVNMGVGDAARDSKLIEGAIRDLTTITGQKPAVTKARKSIAQFKLREGQPIGAHVTLRGDRMWEFLDRTLSLALPRIRDFRGLSPKQFDGRGNYTFGLTEQVMFHEIDQDKIDRVRGMDITVVTTATNDAEGRALLRHLGFPFKEA
- a CDS encoding type Z 30S ribosomal protein S14 yields the protein MAKKALIAKAARKPKFGVRGYTRCQRCGRPHSVYRKFGLCRVCLREMAHRGELPGVTKSSW
- the rpsH gene encoding 30S ribosomal protein S8 is translated as MTMTDPIADMLTRLRNANSAYHDTVAMPHSKIKSHIAEILQQEGFITGWKVEDAEVGKSLVLELKFGPNRERSIAGIKRISKPGLRVYAKSTNLPKVLGGLGVAIISTSHGLLTDKQAGKKGVGGEVLAYVW
- the rplF gene encoding 50S ribosomal protein L6, translating into MSRIGKLPIAVPAGVDVTIDGRTVKVKGPKGELTHTVSAPIEVAKGEDGTLSVTRPNDERQNKALHGLSRTLVANMITGVTQGYVKKLEISGVGYRVTAKGSNLEFALGYSHPITVEAPEGITFKVEAPTRFSVEGIDKQKVGEVAANIRKLRKPDPYKAKGVKYEGEVIRRKVGKAGK
- the rplR gene encoding 50S ribosomal protein L18, yielding MAYGQKILKGDAYKRAAIKRRHIRIRKHINGTAERPRLVVTRSNRHIVAQVIDDIKGHTLASASTLDTSIRGGEGDKSAQAKQVGALVAERAKAAGVEAVVFDRGGNQYAGRIAALADAAREAGLKF
- the rpsE gene encoding 30S ribosomal protein S5; protein product: MAGPQRRGGGAGGGERRDRKGRDGGAAAAEKTAYVERVVAINRVAKVVKGGRRFSFTALVVVGDGDGTVGVGYGKAKEVPAAIAKGVEEAKKHFFKVPRIQGTIPHPIQGEKAAGVVLLKPASPGTGVIAGGPVRAVLECAGIHDVLSKSLGSDNAINIVHATVEALKGLQRPEEIAARRGLPLEDVAPAALLRARAGAGA
- the rpmD gene encoding 50S ribosomal protein L30, with the translated sequence MAQLKITQVKSYIGSKQNHRDTLRSLGLKGINTQVVKEDRPEFRGMVHTVRHLVTVEEVD
- the rplO gene encoding 50S ribosomal protein L15, whose translation is MAEQNPLKIHNLRPAPGAKTAKTRVGRGEASKGKTAGRGTKGTKARYQVPERFEGGQMPLHMRLPKLKGFKNPFKTEYQVVNLDKLASLYPEGGEVTVADLVEKGAVRKNSLVKVLGQGEISVALQVTVDAVSGSAKEKITAAGGSVTELV
- the secY gene encoding preprotein translocase subunit SecY gives rise to the protein MLTAFARAFKTPDLRKKLFFTLGIIVIYRIGTHIPIPGVDYRAVQVCIDQASTNQGIFGLVNMFSGGALLQITIFALGIMPYITASIILQLLTVVIPRLEALKKEGQSGTAKITQYTRYLTVALAILQGTGLVATARSGSLFPQCAVAGQIVPDRSIFTTITMVITMTAGTAVVMWLGELITDRGIGNGMSILMFISIAATFPAALWAIKQQGDLADGWIEFGTVILVGLVMVGLVVFVEQAQRRVPVQYAKRMIGRRSYGGTSTYIPLKVNQAGVIPVIFASSLLYIPALIVQFSGSTAGWAAWIQQNLASTSAPIHVALYFLLIVFFAFFYVAISFNPEEVADNMKKYGGFIPGIRAGRPTAEYLSYVLNRITWPGSLYLGLIALVPTLALAGFGANQNFPFGGTSILIIVGVGLETVKQIESQLQQRNYEGFLR